In a genomic window of Nothobranchius furzeri strain GRZ-AD chromosome 14, NfurGRZ-RIMD1, whole genome shotgun sequence:
- the LOC107396891 gene encoding gastrula zinc finger protein XlCGF57.1-like isoform X2 — MDTDFHQMVKEEALEDQSAGVDQQDPEQFHMKEEQEDIWTSLEGEQLHLKEEANSARFPFTSVSIKSEDDEDKPLLSQLLYQQQIEDRDVPTSSSADQTTAETGREAESSRNPFLNPNEQISDSSETEVSEDDMNLNIELLDSGPETGDGDNDCNESRFCESDVKSVDEFFSCPGCGKKFLHKCSLQRHARVTSHSAIKSSECLVTKKNIRIKQLVDSCRKVQKEPKSISCDICGIIFIHNKGLNRHIRAHTGENPFACELCGKSFTRRTNLNRHMRGHTAQKPFTCELCGKSFNQKTHLNRHMRVHTGQKPFACEVCKQRFRHKYTLNSHMRIHTGSKPFACELCGKSFNQKTHLNRHMRVHTGQKPFACELCEQRFRHKYTLNRHMTIHTGDKPFACELCKQRFRHKSTLNRHMRVHTGNKPFACEPCGQIFRFKKSLHSHMRVHKGEKPFACELCEKSFNQRTNLNTHMRVHTGEKPFACEVCEQRFRHKSTLNRHMRVHTGEKPFFCEPCGQRFRYKKNLNSHRRVYKGHNTCI, encoded by the coding sequence ATTTTCACCagatggttaaagaagaagctcttgaagatcagagtgctggtgtggaccagcaggatcCAGAACAGTTCCACATGAAAGAAGAACAGGAGGACATCTGGACAAGTCTGGAAGGAGAGCAGCTCCATTTGAAGGAAGAAGCTAATTctgccaggtttccattcacATCAGTTTCTATAaaaagtgaggatgatgaagacaaACCTCTGTTGTCACAGCTTCtctatcagcagcaaatagaagacagagacgttccaaccagcagctcagctgaccagacaacagcagaaacTGGTAGAGAAGCAGAATCTAGCAGGAACCCATTTCTTAACCCTAATGAACAgatatctgattcttcagagactgaagttagtgaagATGATATGAATCTAAACATTGAGTTATTAgactctgggcctgaaactggaGATGGAGACAATGACTGCAATGAGAGCAGGTTTTGTGAGTCAGATGTTAAGAGTGTCGACGAATTCTTTAGCTGCCCTGGGTGTGGTAAAAAGTTTCTCCACAAGTGTTCTCTCCAGAGACATGCGAGAGTGACGAGTCATTCAGCAATAAAATCTTCAGAATGTCTGGTTACTAAGAAAAACATTAGAATAAAGCAACTTGTGGACTcatgcaggaaagtccagaaagAACCAAAATCAATCAGTTGTGACATTTGTGGAATAATATTTATTCATAATAaaggtttaaacagacacataagagcccacacaggagagaacccatttgcttgtgaactctgtggaaaaagTTTTACTCGAAggacaaatttaaacagacacatgagaggccACACAGCACAGAAACCTTTTacgtgtgaactctgtggaaaaagctttaatcaaaagacacatttaaacagacacatgagagtccacacaggacagaaaccctttGCATGTGAGGTCTGTAAACAAAGATTTAGGCATAAATACacattaaacagtcacatgagaatccatACAGGAAGTAAACCCtttgcatgtgagctctgtggaaaaagctttaatcaaaagacacatttaaacagacacatgagagtccacacaggacagaaaccctttgcatgtgagctctgtgaacaaagatttaggcATAAATACacattaaacagacacatgacaaTCCATACAGGAGATAAACCCTTTGCATGTGAACTCTGTAAACAAAGATTTAGGCATAAATCAacattaaacagacacatgagagtccatacaggaaaCAAACCCTTTGCATGTGAGCCATGTGgacaaatatttagatttaagaAAAGTTtacacagtcacatgagagtccacaaagGAGAGAAACCCTTTGCGTGTGAACTCTGTGAAAAAAGCTTTAATCAAAGGACaaatttaaacactcacatgagagtccacacaggagagaaaccctTTGCCTGTGAGgtatgtgaacaaagatttagacataaatcaacattaaacagacatatgagagttcacacaggagagaaaccatTTTTCTGTGAGccatgtggacaaagatttagataTAAgaaaaatttaaacag